The Candidatus Hepatincola sp. Av genome contains the following window.
AACATTTGCAGTACGATGCCGCAACCATTGTCGTGCTACAAAAATTGGTGCTTTAATATGAAACTTAATTTCACACATTTCAAAAGGAGTAGTATGTTTATAACGTAATAAATAGCGAATTAAACCTGTATCATCACTAATAGTTTTAGTACCTTTACCATAAGATACTCTAGCAGCTTGGGCAATAGAGCTATCATTTCCCATATAGTCAATGACTCTAATAAAACCACTATCTAACACATTAAACTGTTCATATAAAATATTTTCTAAATCAACACTGATTACTCGCTTAGTTTGTTCTAAATCCATTGCATTTTCTTGGTTTTTCTATTATTTGCTTTCATTATAGCATAAAATAGTGTATAATTTACTTGTTATTTAATATTTTTAATTGAATAACTATTAAGATAAACGTTTATATAATTACTGCTTTGGACCTGGGGGCAGTACCCAGCGCCTCCACCATTTTTCTTAAGGGGGCGAAATAGCTTCGACAAATCAGGAAAAATAAATTTTCTTACGGTATGATATCACCGTTATCGAGTCAAATTTATAAACGCCAATGATAATTCAGGTGTTGCTTTAGCAGCTTAGTTGCTCTGAAGTAAGGGGGTTTGGGTATTACCTGGCAACAGAAAATACCCATTTTTATTTAAAATACTAAATACTAATTACACTTAATATGACAACAAGTAGTTTTGATTTTCAACAATGGCTTGAAGCTGCCACAATGAACATAATGAAACAAGCTTTTACTACTCTTGAAAAATTACAACATACTGAAACTCACAGTTTTTATATTACTTTTGTTACTACAGATATTAGGGTGCAAATACCTAAATTCTTGCACGAGGCTTACCCTGAAGAGTTAACAGTTGTACTAGAACATCAATTTAATAATTTTACAATCCTTAATAATGGATTTAAGGTTACTTTATATTTTAAAGGACAACCTGCAGAAATTTTTTGTCCTTTTGATTGTATTACTAGGTTTTACGATAAAACAACCAGTATTCAATTTCTTTTTAATTACTCACCTACTCCTAACAAAAAAACTAACACTAGTAAAACATCTAGTAATACAAATCAATCTAAGGGGAAAAGCATAACTAATAAAGAAAAGCCTAATAAAAATAGTAATATTATTCCTTTTAAAGTATAATATGTATCATTATAGGACTAATTATAACATTAAGATTCTTCAACCCCAATAAATTACTAAGAATTTTCTTGTTACTTTAAACAAAAGGAGATCATAAAAAATGACTTTTAAAGAATTTATGTTAGAAATATGGTATTTTATTCTTTTAGGCTTAATATTGTTCGTAATTATAGTTGCAGGTGCTGGCGGGCTATTTTTAGCTTATCAGTGGTTAGGTTGGCTTGGTGTTCTTTTTACAATGTTAGCTATCACCTCTTATTTTTACCGTAATTTAGGTAGCTAAATTAAATGGTAAATTTATATTAAATAACCTACTACTATCCTTTATTTACTTATTAGGTAGCAAGTAATAATTTATTTATACAAGAATTTTAACAAATTAGATTACTTAATATAAGTTTAGTTAGAATAATAGCCTTACAATTTTCAGCACTTCTTACTTTTAAAAAGTAAAAGCTATAAATAAGTATCATGGATACACAACTATAAGTTTAGAGGAGTGGGAGCGTAGCGATGTTACCTATTGGGTAAAATATTTGAAAGAAAATAAATAACACAAATAACTAAAGGAATATTTTAATTGAGGATTGCAATATTATTAATATTATTAGGGGAATTATTATTGACAGGCTGTGCTTTTTTCCAAGACGATCAAACAAGTTATACCCCAGTTGTAAATGAGAAACAAGATTATATAGACTGGGTAGAATTAAAAAAACAAAGAAAAATAGACGAAGAAAATACAATACAAGATTATATAAATTCTCAAACTTGGGGTGAAATAGAAGAAAACGATACCTTTTTCTCTTCTACATTAGGGACATCTCAGGAAATAACTGATGATCTAGCTGATAGAGTTAAATTTGAAACCTTATTATATTTTGTAGATAAAAATAATTGTGATACTGGTACATTGGCGTTTTTAGATATGGATATTGTAATTTACAATAAACGCAGTCTTTATAGTGATTATATTGATGTATTAAAAGTAAATAATAAGAATGTAAAATTTAGTAGTTCAGGTTATACATATATAGGTATGGAATTAGCTAAACCAACTAGCTATAAAGGGAAAAAATATTTAGAAGATCAATTTTTATATAAGAAAAGAGTAATTATAAAAGATTTAAAAGGTGAAGTTATATCTACCTATAATGCAAAAGGCTTTTCTAAAATGAGAAGAGCAATGATTAAGGCTTGTAAAATTAATAATAAAAATATTAACAATGCTTTATAACACAAATAATTAAAGGAGTTAAAAGAAATGAATAAAGAAGAATTAAAATAAACTATGTTAATTTGCCAGCTGATGATTGTGCTATTGATGTTATAGAAACAGTAATGATGTATCTTGTTGATTGTAAAATTCTATTTTGCAAAGGTGAAGACGAGTTAAGTGATAATGAAGTAAAAGATTATATAAATCTACTTATTACTTTCCTCTGGTAAGAAAAGGTCGCTATTCTTCTCTGAGTCTATTTTTTGCATATCTTTTTGGTAAAATTGCTCTGAAAGTTTAT
Protein-coding sequences here:
- a CDS encoding Stringent starvation protein B; the protein is MNIMKQAFTTLEKLQHTETHSFYITFVTTDIRVQIPKFLHEAYPEELTVVLEHQFNNFTILNNGFKVTLYFKGQPAEIFCPFDCITRFYDKTTSIQFLFNYSPTPNKKTNTSKTSSNTNQSKGKSITNKEKPNKNSNIIPFKV
- a CDS encoding Phosphatidylserine decarboxylase, with amino-acid sequence MTFKEFMLEIWYFILLGLILFVIIVAGAGGLFLAYQWLGWLGVLFTMLAITSYFYRNLGS